The window ACGCCCGGATCGCCATCGCCCTGGTACCCTGCGCCGCCTTCCTCCTCGACCTCGGCGGCGGTCCGGTGGTCGCCACCCTGACGCTCGGCCTGATGGTGGCTTACATCCTCGATTCGCTCAGCTTCAAGTCTGGCTCCTTCTTCGGCGTCTGGTTCTCTCTCATTGCAGCTCAGATCGCCTTCTTCTTCAGTTCGTCCCTCATCACGACCTTCAACTCTGTCCCCCTCGCTTTGCTTGCAGCATTCCTCTGCGCCGAGACGAACTTTCTGATCGGCGTCTGGGCCTCGCTGCAATTCAAATGGATCCAACTCGAGAATCCATCGATAGTTCTGGCACTCGAGCGGCTCCTATTCGCATGTGTCCCATTTGCAGCCTCGTCTCTCTTCACCTGGGCCACAGTCTCCGCTGTGGGCATGCACAACGCTGCTTACTATCTCATGGCCTTCAACTGTGTGTTCTACTGGCTTTACTCTATCCCAAGGCTTTCCTCATTCAAAGCTAAGCAGGAGCTGAAGTATCACGGAGGAGAGATCCCCGACGAGAATTTAATTCTCGGGCCACTCGAGAGCTGCGTGCACACGCTAAATTTGCTGTTTTTCCCGTTGCTGTTTCACATTGCGTCTCATTACTCAGTGATGTTCTCATCGGCGGCTTCTGTCAGCGACCTGTTCTTGCTCTTCTTCATTCCATTTCTGTTCCAACTGTATGCCTCCACGAGGGGCGCTCTCTGGTGGGTCAGTAAGAACCCTCAGCAGGTACAGAGCATTCGTGTCGTAAATGGTGCTGTTGCTCTTGTGGTCGTTGTCATCTGCTTGGAGATTAGGGTCATTTTCCACTCGTTTGGGAGATATATTCAAGTGCCCCCGCCTTTTAACTATCTGCTCGTGACGATCACAATGCTTGGGGGCGCTGCGGGTGCTGGTGCCTACTCCCTTGGAGAGGTGTCTGATGATTTTAGCTCCATCGCCTTCACTGCTTTGGCTGTTGTCGTCAGTGCTGCTGGAGCAATCGTCGTGGGATTTCCCATAATGGTATGTCTTTCAGATACCTTGTGCTTACTTTCTGttgtaaatttgatttatgAATTTCTGAGTGGGCAGATTTTATGTCGTATCAAATGTTGAATTTATGGACAACTTATAGCTTGGTACTCGTTTCCCTTTGAAGAAATTTTGGATGGAAATTTCTATTGTATTGTGTACAGAAATGTAGCTTTCATTTCACAGGGGAAACTTGAAGGATAAACTGGGGTCAAGGGGCAATTACGTTGATGTATGGGCAATTATGAAACGTGACTACTTGATTTGTAGATTTGGAAGTCAGTTTAGGGGATATACTGAATGTGACACATGATGAAATTATGTTGATGTATGGGCAATTATGTGTTGGTTATGGTTTCTGATACGATCCTCTTATCTACAGTTTGTAGCATTAgctattgaaatatttattctaTAATTGTTTGCAAGGGTCTTTTATGTATATCTGATCCATGTGCTTGTGTCTATGTGTTCAACAGTTCTCATTTTCCTTTATAATCTTTGTTTTTTCAGTTCCTTCCACTACCAGCAGTTGCAGGCTTTTATTTTGCACGGTTTTTTACGAGGAAGAGTCTGCCATCATACTTCGCATTCGTAGTGCTTGGGAGCTTGATGGTCGCGTGGTTTGTAATGCATAATTTTTGGGATCTGAATATATGGATGGCAGGCATGTCACTGAAATCTTTCTGTAAACTTCTAGTTGCAAGTGTTGTCGTAGCCCTGAGTGTTCCTGGTTTAGCTCTTCTACCACCAAAACTTCATTTTCTGACCGAGGTTGGTTTAATCAGCCATGCATTGCTGCTATGCTATATTGAGAATCGATTTTTCAGTTACTCCAGCATATACTATTACGGGTTTGAGGATGAGGTGATGTATCCTAGCTACATGGTTATCTTGACGACTTTTGTGGGCTTGGCTATGGTGAGAAGACTTTCTGCAGACCATCGAATTGGACCAAAAGCCGTTTGGATATTGACTTGCTTGTACTCTGCAAAGCTCGTTATGCTGGTTATCACATCAAAATCTGTAGTTTGGATGTCTACTATCCTTCTACTGGCCATTTCTCCTCCACTGCTGCTTTACAAGTATTGAGATGACCTTTTCATCAGAGtaaattcttttcaatgtTTCTTTATCATGTTGAGCTTATTGCATCATCAATACTCATGGCAGGGATAGGTCCAGAACTGCATCAAAAATGAAACCTTGGCAAGGTTATGCGCATGCTGGTGTGGTTGCTTTATCTGTTTGGTTTTGCCGTGAAACAATCTTCGAAGCCCTCCGGTGGTGGAATGGGAGACCTCCGTCTGATggtttacttttgggtttctgTATTGTTCTGACTGGATTGGCTTGTGTACCCATTGTTGCTCTCCACTTTTCTCATGTCATGGTATGTATATTTCTCTTTAACTTCATTTTGAGTGGCTAAATAATGCTTTTAACTCGGACATAGGATTGCTGTATCtttttcctttatatatagaatttctATATTATTGCTCTTAGACTGGATGTCAGTCTCGGCAAATAGATAGAGGCATCGAGAGTAGTGCCCCAGTTGGGGCCCTTTTTTCAGACTGGCTGACTGCGACTACTATGTAGATTTACCCCCAAAGAAAAGGCCTCTGaagcacaatttttttttaaaaaggggtaaaaaaatataagggTCCAAAATGAAGATACTTGGGTACTCTGTTGTGTTCTACTATGATTTTTTCTTGTTAAACTAATGGGACCATTATATGCTGCAGCCTGCTAAGAGGAGCTTGGTGCTTGTAGTAGCAACTGGACTACTATTTATCTTGATGCAGCCCCCAATTCCAGTCTCATGGACTTACCGGTCGGACTTAATTAGAGCAGCCCGCCAATCTGCTGACGACATTTCTATTTATGGTTTTGTGGCGTCAAAGCCCACATGGCCATCATGGTTGCTTATTGCAGCTATTCTGCTCACACTTGCTGCAGTAACATCCCTCAGATCTATGAAATACATTGTTGAATTAAGGACATTCTACTCGATAGCTATGGGAATTGCCCTCGGGGTCTATATATCTGCAGAATTCTTCCTCCAAGCTGCGGTTTTGCATGCCCTCATTGTCATCACCATGGTCTGTACCTCTGTATTCGTTGTCTTCACCCATTTCCCATCTGCTTCGAGCACAAAGCTCCTGCCTTGGGTATTTGCTTTGCTTGTGGCTCTCTTCCCAGTGACATATCTCTTGGAGGGTCAAGTGAGAATCAAGAGCATTCTTGGAGATGGTCTTGCTGGGGATATGGGAGAGGAAGACAAGAAGCTGACGACTCTTCTGGCCGTTGAGGGTGCTAGGACCTCCCTGCTCGGCCTCTATGCAGCAATATTCATGCTTATCGCTCTGGAAATTAAGTACGAATTGGCCTCATTGATGCGGGAGAAGGCAGTTGAGAGGGGCAGTGGGATCAGGCACAGTCGATCAAGTCAAAGTAGCAGCAGCTCTTCTGCTTTCCCTCGGATGAGATTCATGCAACACCGTTTGGCCTCTAATGTACCTGCCTTCACAATCAAGAGAATGGCTGCAGATGGGGCTTGGATGCCCGCAGTTGGTAATGTTGCAACCATTATGTGCTTTGCAATCTGCTTGATCTTGAACGTAAACCTCACAGGTGGATCAAATCGGGCAATCTTCTTCCTCGCGCCAATACTACTACTTCTAAACCAAGATTCAGATTTTGTTGCTGGATTTGGGGACAAGCAAAGGTACTTCCCAGTGACTCTGGTAATTTCAGGCTACTTGGTCTTGACTGCCCTATACAGCATATGGGAAGATGTGTGGCACGGGAACTCAGGCTGGGGTCTGCAGATCGGTGGACCTGACTGGTTCTTTGCTGTGAAAAATGTGGCCCTCCTCATCCTTACATTCCCAAGCCACATCCTCTTCAATCGGTACGTATGGAGTTACACGAAGCAGGCCGATTCGATGCCGCTGCTTGCCCTGCCCCTTAATCTGCCATCAATTTTGATAACCGACGTTCGGAAGATTCAGATACTGGGGCTGCTTGGGATCGTTTATTCCTTGGCACAGTATCTGATTTCTAGACAGCAATACATATCTGGACTGAAGTACATTTAGGTCGAATGCAGACTTTGTACAATATTTGATTTGGCaaaattttcaagcaagagatCCAGTAGCCCAGGTTTGCCCCCTCACTCCGAATCATATACCTCGCCCAGGCTCATGATTGCACTGGATTGCCTGAACTGTCTCTGGATAAGATCCTTGTTGAGTTATGATGACTGTCTTCCTATGTTTCTCTTCAGAACGTTGGGTAGCCCTTTGGTCAATAGATACAGCAGATAGCTTTTACCTGAGCAATCTCAGTTGTAGTTCTCGAACTTTTTTCTGATTTCCATGATTCGGTTGCAACCCAGGCGCCGCTTGCTATCTATTCACATCTCATGCATAGTCAGTCACATGTACTTTATTCTATAGTTAAGATTCCAATTCGAGCACCCGAGCGCAgacattcttttcttttagtgATACTGTTAAAACGACTATGGAAACTTCCTGTTGAGTTTGACTGTAAAAGTTGGTGCGCTGGGCGGGATTTTGTTCCATTTTGATGGTCTGGCAgtctgtttctttttcttttttttgttgctgTCAATGGTGTTCGGTGCCATAGCAACTGACTAGTCCATCGGATGCTGTATTTTACGGTCTGGGGCCCGCCATTAAACCTTAGATGCTGACCCCCAAGAGAATCAAACTCTGAATGTGGACCTGACCTAAAGCTTGTTGTCATTTTAATTCTGTTTCATTTCTTATTCCACCAAAAATAAGGAGTCTTCTTTCGGAAATCTACATGCGCTGGGAGCATGCAATAATTCCCAATTGTTGCTTATACTATCATGTAAAAAGCATTTAACAATGCATcgcttaaataaaataaatataaataaaagaaagaaaaaccgCCACTATATTTGTGGGCCCTACGATATAGGCTAGGAAGGTGTTGCATGCGAGTGCGCCGGGCTCATGCAATAATTTCTGGACGGATCATATAGAGGCGACTGCCACGTACCAATGTTGGTGCTCTTCTCATCGAATAAGCCACGAGACGCCACAGGCAGCAATTACCACCACAAGGAAGGAAACAATGGCCTCTCCTCAGCTCCGACGAGTCCCAGTCTTCCTCACCCTCATGTTCTTCTACATCACCTTCGCTCCCTCTACATCCTGGCTGGTCGACGCCGGCGAGGACCCAGTCCCCGCGGTGTGGCCGGAGCAGTTCCATGCCCTGATGTTCATGAACTCCAGCGGCAACCTGTCCCTGATCGACCTCTGGTACGACTGGCCCAACGGCCGCAACTTCAACATCATCCGCGACCAGCTCTCGACCTCCCTCTACTACGACCTCGAGTGGAACAACGGCACCTCCTTCTTCTACAGGCTCGACCCCGCCTCTGAGCAGTGCCGCTCCGTGCAGCTCGAGGTGGGCATCCTCCGCCCCAACTGGCTCGACGGCGCCACGTACCTTGGCCAGCGCCGAGCGAACGGCTTCCTCTGCAATGTCTGGGAGAAGGTTGACTTCATCTGGTACTACGAAGATGTCGCTACCAAACGCCCCGTTCAGTGggtcttctacacaggtgggCTGGACGGATTGATTTCAATTGCCAATTCATTGATCCAATCAGGTTGATTTGGGTGGAATATAGAAAGATTCGAGATTTGATATGGCGGTTTTGTCGAGTGAGATTCCCCAAATTCAACGCTGCATCCGTGCTCCGTGAATAAAATCTTGGACTGGTTCGAATATGGCATTGGATAATCGAGAAGTGCCTCTGTTATTGATGTTAAAACATTTGAGATTGAGGACGTTGATTGTTGAATGCTGTATATTGCTCGAGTGTTCATTTCAGTCTAGCTAATGCTGCTGCTGTGGTTTTCGGTTCCCTCATGGGTTAATTCGTGCAGGGAGAGAAGCTCATGTGATGGCATATGAAGTGGGTGCTGTTCTCGAGGATGCTAAATGGCAAGCCCCGCCCTTCTGTTTCACGAAGAAAGAAGCTGTGAAAGGACAGGACCCTGAACTTGCCATAACTGGGAGTTCTGGAGGGAATCCACTAGAAGGAGCGCTGAGAGGTTTTATGAATTTGTGAGCGTAAATGCTCATCTTTGTTCTCTTGaagttctttcttttcctctgttGAATCGGTCTGTCCAGGTTCCTATTATGCTGTGGAATTGCTCTCTTCAAGTTATTAGTGGAAGCCGTAGGAAAAGTCGTTTTGTTTGCTTGATTATGCCATGGGGCATTTACTAAGAACAGCAAATGCCAAGAACTTGTCAGATGGCTGTCTTTATTCCAAGGAGTTCTAATAGGATGTGGAAGTGCAAACTCATGTAACAGTAAGAAACTTCACCATAGTAATGCCTTCTGAagttccttttcttctctcgTCCCTACTTTTATGGTCGGTCGATGCAGTGTACTGCTATTGCATATACATTAGGTTATTTTGCTGTGATTCATTTGCCCCAatactaatttatttattaagaacATAAGTGACTATGGAGGAAAGTCAGCCACTATCGCCGGGCTAGAGAAGCAATGGCATATCCTTAGCTCGGACTAGTCCACCTGTTCCTCGTGTCTTCTTTATCTTCACTTCCTGTTCCCTTACCTCCACATGCCACTCCATCGTCTGGCTGCCTTGAGCGAGCACAAAGACCATTTTCTGTGGCCGGAACAGGTCCATTTCACTCCCTTATTATAATGAGACTCCAGCAGAGCACTCTCTCCTGTCATGACTTCCCAGTATGGTTGGCTTACAGGCCCGAACTTCAGTGCCGCACCTTGCACTTCGAGGTGGGTGTCATCCGCCCTGAGTACCTGTCTGGGGCAGTGCCAGGTGAACGGAGTACCCTGCAATGTGTGAGAGGAGGTTAACTGCAATGTATGGGAGAAGGTCCACTGCATCTGGAACGACAAGGATGTCATCACCAAGCGCTCATACTCTGGTTCTTCTATCCCGGTACTTAATCTCGACTAATTTGCAAATTGAACTTTTGTTATGTTATCATTACCAATCTGACAATGTTTCTGAAGGCATTCTTTAGAGATGTAGAGACCAGATTTTTAAGTTTGTTAGATGCTCTTTTGgagtaaataaattataattagtcTACCGTTCACAGTTTAATCTCCTTGACGACATCTGTATTTAAATATGACCAGATTAAAAACGGTTTTCAGGAAGTCCAACACATATTGCTCTACACTTATACACTAATGCGCCATAAATGAA of the Punica granatum isolate Tunisia-2019 chromosome 6, ASM765513v2, whole genome shotgun sequence genome contains:
- the LOC116210561 gene encoding uncharacterized protein LOC116210561, which encodes MMPPELQPRSFRPYIPSSISSPAFSSFSNGSPSFSPSQNPSPSTGSFSGGSSSSFASSRSIKGSSRFSPTAFAHNARIAIALVPCAAFLLDLGGGPVVATLTLGLMVAYILDSLSFKSGSFFGVWFSLIAAQIAFFFSSSLITTFNSVPLALLAAFLCAETNFLIGVWASLQFKWIQLENPSIVLALERLLFACVPFAASSLFTWATVSAVGMHNAAYYLMAFNCVFYWLYSIPRLSSFKAKQELKYHGGEIPDENLILGPLESCVHTLNLLFFPLLFHIASHYSVMFSSAASVSDLFLLFFIPFLFQLYASTRGALWWVSKNPQQVQSIRVVNGAVALVVVVICLEIRVIFHSFGRYIQVPPPFNYLLVTITMLGGAAGAGAYSLGEVSDDFSSIAFTALAVVVSAAGAIVVGFPIMFLPLPAVAGFYFARFFTRKSLPSYFAFVVLGSLMVAWFVMHNFWDLNIWMAGMSLKSFCKLLVASVVVALSVPGLALLPPKLHFLTEVGLISHALLLCYIENRFFSYSSIYYYGFEDEVMYPSYMVILTTFVGLAMVRRLSADHRIGPKAVWILTCLYSAKLVMLVITSKSVVWMSTILLLAISPPLLLYKDRSRTASKMKPWQGYAHAGVVALSVWFCRETIFEALRWWNGRPPSDGLLLGFCIVLTGLACVPIVALHFSHVMPAKRSLVLVVATGLLFILMQPPIPVSWTYRSDLIRAARQSADDISIYGFVASKPTWPSWLLIAAILLTLAAVTSLRSMKYIVELRTFYSIAMGIALGVYISAEFFLQAAVLHALIVITMVCTSVFVVFTHFPSASSTKLLPWVFALLVALFPVTYLLEGQVRIKSILGDGLAGDMGEEDKKLTTLLAVEGARTSLLGLYAAIFMLIALEIKYELASLMREKAVERGSGIRHSRSSQSSSSSSAFPRMRFMQHRLASNVPAFTIKRMAADGAWMPAVGNVATIMCFAICLILNVNLTGGSNRAIFFLAPILLLLNQDSDFVAGFGDKQRYFPVTLVISGYLVLTALYSIWEDVWHGNSGWGLQIGGPDWFFAVKNVALLILTFPSHILFNRYVWSYTKQADSMPLLALPLNLPSILITDVRKIQILGLLGIVYSLAQYLISRQQYISGLKYI
- the LOC116210564 gene encoding uncharacterized protein At4g14100-like, whose product is MASPQLRRVPVFLTLMFFYITFAPSTSWLVDAGEDPVPAVWPEQFHALMFMNSSGNLSLIDLWYDWPNGRNFNIIRDQLSTSLYYDLEWNNGTSFFYRLDPASEQCRSVQLEVGILRPNWLDGATYLGQRRANGFLCNVWEKVDFIWYYEDVATKRPVQWVFYTGREANVMTYEVGAVLEDAKWQAPSYCFSKKEAINGQNPELAITGRFWEESTRRSAERFFLCCGIALFNLSVEAL